In one Mycobacterium heckeshornense genomic region, the following are encoded:
- a CDS encoding GPP34 family phosphoprotein, translated as MAKIAEDLLLLLLDNASGQPALDRTRRGRLLAAAVLLDLAYACRIRPAVDGDPVQTRRLLVLTGPDPGDPAVAPALRLLLRRPLSPAAAIAKLRRETPALVLSQLERGGHVQRVQLYAKGFKPAYGWRLTDRHRVSQTRAAMTAALFDRLCPDPAAATIISLLHAIGGLGAVFSLDDRGWDWVLSRAGDIASGCWVNESEPGLPEVNLAVTTAAIRPALT; from the coding sequence ATGGCGAAGATCGCCGAGGATTTGTTGCTGCTGCTGCTCGACAATGCGTCGGGACAGCCGGCGTTGGATCGGACACGGCGCGGACGGCTGCTGGCCGCCGCGGTGCTGCTGGATCTGGCCTACGCGTGCCGGATTCGCCCGGCGGTCGACGGGGACCCGGTACAAACTCGACGACTGTTGGTACTGACCGGCCCCGACCCGGGTGATCCGGCCGTCGCGCCGGCGCTGCGGTTGTTGCTGCGCCGGCCCCTTAGCCCCGCGGCGGCGATAGCCAAACTGCGCCGCGAAACCCCGGCCCTTGTTCTCTCGCAGCTCGAACGCGGCGGTCACGTGCAACGGGTCCAGTTGTACGCCAAGGGATTCAAGCCGGCTTATGGCTGGCGGCTGACTGACCGGCACCGGGTTTCGCAAACGCGTGCGGCTATGACGGCGGCGCTATTCGACCGACTGTGTCCCGATCCGGCGGCGGCGACGATCATCTCGCTGCTGCACGCCATCGGCGGGCTGGGCGCAGTGTTCAGCCTCGACGACCGCGGCTGGGATTGGGTCCTCAGCCGTGCCGGCGATATCGCCAGCGGCTGCTGGGTAAACGAATCCGAGCCCGGCCTGCCCGAGGTCAACCTGGCCGTGACAACGGCGGCGATCCGCCCCGCGTTGACGTGA
- the greA gene encoding transcription elongation factor GreA, with the protein MTDTQVTWLTQESHDRLKAELDQLIANRPVIAAEINARREEGDLSENGGYHAAREEQGQQEARIRQLQDLLSNAKVEAPTQSGVALPGSVVKVYYNDDESDTETFLIATRQEGLNDGKLEVYSPNSPLGAALLNAKVGESRTYKVPNGNTVKVTLVSAEPYRA; encoded by the coding sequence ATGACGGACACTCAGGTGACCTGGTTGACCCAGGAGTCACATGACCGGCTCAAGGCCGAGCTCGACCAACTGATCGCGAACCGTCCGGTCATCGCCGCAGAAATCAACGCCCGCCGCGAGGAGGGCGACCTCAGCGAGAACGGCGGATATCACGCCGCTCGCGAGGAGCAGGGGCAGCAAGAGGCCCGCATCCGTCAGCTGCAGGACCTGCTGAGCAACGCCAAGGTCGAAGCGCCCACCCAATCCGGCGTGGCGCTGCCCGGCTCGGTGGTAAAGGTCTACTACAACGACGACGAGTCCGACACCGAGACCTTTCTGATCGCCACCCGGCAGGAGGGACTTAACGACGGCAAGCTCGAGGTGTACTCGCCGAATTCGCCGCTGGGCGCTGCCCTCCTCAACGCAAAGGTCGGCGAGAGCCGGACCTACAAGGTGCCCAACGGCAACACCGTCAAGGTGACATTGGTCAGCGCGGAGCCGTACCGCGCCTAG
- a CDS encoding DUF4307 domain-containing protein: protein MNDGRIPRPQTRYGRPRLTGWSRRGVVIALASLVVAAGVLIAVIGYQRLANRDVTGTLVGYRLIDDETVAVTINVRRSDPSRRADCIVRARSKDGSETGRREVLIPPSDRDTVQVTAIVKSFRPPAMGDIYGCGTDVPSYLRPA from the coding sequence ATGAACGACGGCCGCATCCCGCGTCCGCAGACCCGCTATGGGCGTCCCCGGCTGACCGGCTGGTCGCGCCGCGGTGTCGTCATCGCGCTGGCATCGTTGGTGGTCGCGGCCGGCGTCCTCATCGCGGTCATCGGTTATCAGCGGCTGGCCAACCGCGACGTGACCGGCACGCTGGTCGGCTACCGCCTGATCGACGACGAGACGGTGGCGGTGACGATCAACGTGAGGCGCTCGGACCCGTCGCGTCGGGCCGATTGCATCGTGCGGGCACGGTCGAAGGACGGCAGCGAGACGGGCCGGCGCGAAGTGCTGATCCCGCCGTCGGACCGGGACACGGTGCAGGTGACGGCGATCGTGAAATCCTTCCGGCCGCCGGCAATGGGCGACATCTACGGCTGCGGCACCGATGTGCCCAGCTATCTGCGGCCCGCGTAA
- the mca gene encoding mycothiol conjugate amidase Mca, protein MSELRLMAVHAHPDDESSKGAATLARYADEGHRVLVVTLTGGERGEILNPAMDLPEVHGRIAEIRRDEMAKAAEILGVEHTWLGFVDSGLPKGELPPPLPEDCFARVPLDVSTEALVRVVRDFRPHVMITYDENGGYPHPDHIRCHQVSVAAYEAAGDYARFRHAGEPWTVSKLYYVHGFLRQRMQVLQDEFTRHGQNGPFEKWLALWDAKHDVFADRVTTRVECSAYFSHRDDALRAHATQIDPNADFFAAPIEWQQRLWPTEEFELARSRVPVSLPETDLFAGIEAE, encoded by the coding sequence GTGAGCGAACTGCGATTGATGGCGGTGCACGCCCACCCCGACGACGAATCCAGCAAAGGCGCCGCGACCCTTGCTCGCTACGCAGACGAGGGTCATCGTGTGCTGGTGGTGACGCTGACCGGGGGCGAACGCGGCGAGATCCTCAACCCCGCCATGGATCTGCCCGAAGTGCATGGGCGCATCGCCGAAATCCGCCGAGACGAGATGGCCAAGGCCGCCGAGATCCTCGGCGTCGAGCACACCTGGCTCGGTTTCGTCGACTCCGGTCTGCCCAAGGGCGAACTGCCGCCCCCACTGCCCGAGGACTGCTTTGCGCGGGTGCCGCTGGACGTCTCTACCGAGGCGCTGGTACGCGTGGTGCGGGATTTCCGCCCGCACGTGATGATCACCTACGACGAGAACGGCGGCTACCCGCATCCCGACCACATCCGTTGTCACCAGGTATCGGTCGCCGCGTATGAGGCGGCCGGAGATTACGCGCGCTTCCGCCACGCCGGGGAGCCGTGGACGGTGTCCAAGCTCTACTACGTCCACGGGTTCCTGCGGCAACGGATGCAGGTGCTGCAGGACGAATTCACCAGGCATGGCCAAAACGGGCCATTCGAGAAATGGCTGGCGCTGTGGGATGCCAAGCACGACGTGTTCGCTGACCGGGTCACGACCCGAGTGGAGTGCTCGGCATACTTCAGCCATCGCGACGACGCGCTGCGGGCCCACGCCACCCAGATCGACCCCAACGCCGACTTCTTCGCCGCGCCGATCGAATGGCAGCAGCGGCTGTGGCCGACCGAGGAGTTCGAGCTGGCCCGCTCCCGGGTGCCGGTCAGCCTTCCCGAAACGGATCTGTTCGCCGGAATCGAGGCCGAGTGA
- a CDS encoding thioredoxin domain-containing protein, translating into MSPAANTLAGAASPYLRQHADNPVHWQQWTPQALAEAAERDVPILLSVGYAACHWCHVMAHESFEDDEVAAAMNARFVCIKVDREERPDIDAVYMNATVALTGQGGWPMTCFLTPDGRPFFCGTYYPKHAFLQLLSAVSATWRDRRDEVEQAAAHIARELRAMSSGLPAAGPQVAPQLCDHAVAAVLRDEDTVHGGFGGAPKFPPSALLEALLRHHERTGSPAALQAVERTCTAMARGGIYDQLAGGFARYSVDNAWVVPHFEKMLYDNALLLRVYAHWARRTANPLAQRISRETARFMLDALADADMFTSSLDADAAGREGSTYVWTPAQLREVLSDDDGHWAAAVFGITEAGTFEAGASVLQLPADPDDTDRFERIRAALLAARSTRPQPDRDDKVVTAWNGLAITALAEASVALGDPGLAEAARRCAAALLGLHLVDGRLRRASLGGQVGESAAILEDHAALATGLLTLYQLTGEPAWLAAATELLDIALAHFADPDRPGRWFDSADDAEQLMMRPADPTDGATPSGASLITEALLTAAHLVGGDRAERYGQAAADALRAHSPLLARVPRSAGHWLAVAESAVRGPLQIAVACDASRSSLLADARRLAPGGAIVVGGQANSSELLTGRDRVDGADAAYVCRGRVCDLPVTTTEELAAALAR; encoded by the coding sequence ATGAGTCCTGCGGCCAACACCCTGGCCGGCGCCGCCAGCCCCTATCTGCGCCAGCACGCCGACAACCCGGTGCACTGGCAGCAGTGGACGCCGCAGGCTCTTGCCGAAGCCGCCGAGCGCGACGTGCCGATCCTGCTCTCGGTGGGCTACGCGGCCTGTCACTGGTGTCATGTGATGGCCCACGAGTCGTTCGAGGACGACGAGGTGGCCGCCGCGATGAACGCCAGATTTGTCTGCATCAAGGTCGACCGCGAGGAGCGGCCTGACATCGACGCCGTCTACATGAACGCCACCGTCGCGCTCACCGGGCAGGGCGGCTGGCCGATGACGTGTTTCCTCACCCCGGACGGCAGGCCGTTCTTCTGCGGCACCTACTACCCGAAACACGCTTTCTTACAACTGCTTTCCGCAGTGTCAGCCACTTGGCGCGACCGCCGTGACGAAGTCGAGCAGGCCGCAGCACACATCGCGCGCGAGCTGCGCGCGATGTCTTCGGGACTGCCCGCGGCCGGCCCGCAGGTGGCGCCGCAACTGTGTGATCACGCCGTCGCCGCCGTGCTGCGCGACGAGGACACCGTGCACGGCGGGTTCGGCGGTGCACCGAAATTCCCGCCGTCGGCGCTGCTGGAGGCGTTACTGCGGCATCACGAGCGAACCGGTTCGCCGGCAGCGCTGCAGGCGGTAGAGCGCACCTGCACTGCGATGGCCCGCGGGGGCATCTACGACCAGCTAGCCGGTGGTTTCGCTCGATACAGTGTCGACAACGCTTGGGTGGTACCGCATTTCGAGAAGATGTTGTACGACAACGCGCTGCTGCTGCGAGTTTACGCGCATTGGGCGCGGCGCACCGCCAACCCGCTGGCGCAACGGATTTCCCGCGAGACGGCCCGGTTCATGCTCGATGCGCTGGCCGACGCCGATATGTTCACGTCATCACTCGACGCCGATGCGGCCGGCCGCGAGGGCTCGACTTACGTGTGGACGCCGGCGCAGCTGCGCGAAGTCCTTAGCGACGACGACGGACACTGGGCCGCTGCGGTTTTCGGTATCACCGAGGCGGGCACGTTCGAGGCCGGGGCCTCGGTGCTGCAGCTGCCGGCCGATCCCGACGACACCGACCGCTTCGAGCGGATCCGCGCCGCACTGCTGGCCGCGCGTTCGACCCGGCCCCAACCGGACCGCGACGACAAGGTTGTCACAGCCTGGAATGGGCTTGCGATCACCGCGTTAGCCGAAGCCAGTGTGGCGCTGGGTGATCCGGGGTTGGCCGAGGCGGCCCGGCGATGCGCGGCGGCGCTGCTCGGGCTGCACCTCGTCGACGGGCGGCTGCGACGGGCCAGCCTGGGCGGGCAGGTCGGCGAGAGTGCGGCCATTCTCGAAGACCATGCCGCGCTGGCGACCGGGCTGCTGACGCTCTACCAGTTGACCGGGGAGCCGGCGTGGCTGGCGGCGGCTACCGAACTACTGGACATTGCGTTGGCGCACTTCGCCGACCCCGACCGGCCGGGCCGGTGGTTCGACAGCGCCGACGACGCCGAGCAGCTGATGATGCGTCCTGCCGACCCGACCGATGGTGCGACGCCGTCGGGCGCATCGTTGATCACCGAAGCGCTGCTGACCGCCGCGCACCTGGTCGGTGGTGACCGCGCCGAGCGTTATGGGCAGGCCGCGGCCGACGCACTGCGGGCGCATTCCCCGCTGCTGGCCCGCGTGCCGCGCTCGGCTGGGCATTGGCTGGCGGTCGCCGAGTCCGCCGTGCGGGGACCGCTGCAGATCGCGGTGGCGTGTGACGCGTCGCGGTCCTCGTTGTTGGCCGACGCGCGCCGGCTGGCACCGGGCGGGGCGATCGTGGTTGGCGGGCAAGCGAACTCGTCGGAACTCTTGACCGGCCGGGACCGGGTCGACGGCGCCGATGCGGCCTATGTGTGCCGGGGCCGGGTCTGCGACCTGCCGGTCACCACCACCGAGGAGCTGGCCGCCGCATTGGCACGGTAA
- a CDS encoding nuclear transport factor 2 family protein, whose product MPSAEVIADTVNRYISLVAKGSADDIADLYADDATVEDPVGGEVHIGRQAIRGFYSAVEGAERDCELVSLRIAGNEAAFQFRLTVKSGDGGMVIEPIDVMVVNDDGKVTAMKAYWSADNVTQL is encoded by the coding sequence ATGCCGAGTGCTGAAGTCATCGCCGACACCGTCAACCGCTACATCAGCCTGGTCGCCAAGGGCAGCGCCGACGATATCGCCGACCTCTACGCCGACGACGCCACCGTCGAAGATCCCGTCGGCGGCGAGGTGCACATCGGTCGGCAGGCCATCCGTGGGTTCTATTCGGCGGTCGAGGGCGCCGAACGGGACTGCGAATTGGTGTCGTTGCGAATCGCGGGCAACGAGGCGGCGTTTCAGTTCCGGCTCACGGTGAAATCGGGCGACGGCGGGATGGTCATCGAACCGATCGACGTGATGGTGGTCAACGACGACGGCAAGGTCACCGCGATGAAGGCCTACTGGTCCGCGGACAACGTCACCCAGCTTTAG
- the trhA gene encoding PAQR family membrane homeostasis protein TrhA produces the protein MRASTGVRDPAASGPGAGAADLVEGAVNVLVKPRFRGWIHVHAAVVAIVAGATLVAVSWPLAGAAAGLATLTYTAAIVAMFAVSATYHRIHWKSVTARIWMRRLDHSMIFVFIAGSYTPFAVCAMPAREGQLVLGMVWGGALAGIALKVCWPTAPRWVGVPLYLLLSWVAIWFIGPILHGAGVAAMVLLVVGGVIYSLGGLFYGLRWPDPWPTTFGYHEFFHACTALAAICHYIAMWFAVF, from the coding sequence ATGAGGGCTTCGACCGGCGTGCGCGATCCCGCTGCTTCCGGCCCGGGCGCCGGGGCCGCGGATCTCGTCGAAGGCGCAGTCAACGTCCTGGTCAAGCCGCGGTTCCGGGGCTGGATCCACGTCCACGCCGCGGTGGTGGCCATCGTCGCGGGTGCCACCCTGGTCGCGGTGTCGTGGCCGTTGGCGGGCGCTGCGGCCGGGCTGGCGACGCTGACGTACACCGCGGCCATCGTGGCGATGTTCGCGGTCAGCGCCACCTACCACCGCATTCACTGGAAATCGGTGACCGCCCGGATATGGATGCGACGGCTCGACCATTCGATGATCTTCGTGTTCATCGCCGGCAGCTATACACCGTTCGCGGTGTGTGCCATGCCCGCCCGGGAAGGGCAGCTGGTGCTCGGGATGGTGTGGGGCGGCGCGCTGGCCGGGATCGCCCTGAAGGTGTGTTGGCCGACGGCGCCGCGCTGGGTCGGTGTGCCGCTGTATCTGCTGCTGAGCTGGGTGGCGATCTGGTTCATCGGCCCGATCCTGCACGGCGCCGGGGTGGCCGCGATGGTGCTGCTCGTCGTCGGCGGGGTGATCTATAGCCTCGGCGGCCTGTTCTACGGGCTGCGCTGGCCCGATCCGTGGCCGACGACGTTCGGCTACCACGAATTCTTCCACGCCTGCACCGCGTTGGCGGCGATCTGCCACTACATCGCAATGTGGTTCGCGGTCTTCTAG
- a CDS encoding (2Z,6E)-farnesyl diphosphate synthase yields the protein MEIIPPRLKEPLYRLYELRLRQGLAASKSALPRHIAVLCDGNRRWARSAGYDDVSYGYRMGAAKVAEMLRWCQEAGIEMATVYLLSTENLQRDPEELAALIEIITDVVEEICAPVNRWSVRTVGDLGLVGEETARRLREAVDSTRPNSGFHVNVAVAYGGRQEIVDAVRALLSKELANGATAEELIDAVTVEAISENLYTSGQPDPDLVIRTSGEQRLSGFLLWQSAYSEMWFTEAYWPAFRRVDFLRALRDYSLRHRRYGR from the coding sequence GTGGAGATTATTCCGCCGCGCCTTAAGGAACCGCTGTACCGGCTCTACGAGTTGCGCTTGCGGCAGGGCCTGGCGGCATCCAAATCCGCGCTGCCCCGCCACATCGCCGTGTTGTGCGACGGTAACCGGCGCTGGGCGCGCAGCGCGGGCTACGACGACGTGAGCTACGGCTACCGGATGGGCGCGGCCAAGGTCGCTGAGATGCTGCGCTGGTGCCAAGAAGCCGGCATCGAGATGGCCACCGTCTACCTGTTGTCCACCGAGAACCTGCAACGCGATCCGGAGGAGCTCGCCGCTCTCATCGAGATCATCACCGACGTCGTCGAGGAGATCTGCGCGCCCGTCAACCGCTGGAGTGTGCGCACCGTGGGCGACCTGGGGCTGGTCGGTGAGGAAACGGCACGTCGGCTGCGCGAAGCCGTCGACTCCACCCGTCCGAACAGTGGGTTTCACGTCAACGTCGCGGTCGCCTACGGCGGGCGCCAAGAGATCGTCGACGCGGTGCGCGCGCTGCTGAGCAAGGAGCTGGCCAACGGAGCCACCGCGGAGGAACTGATCGACGCGGTCACGGTCGAGGCCATTTCCGAAAACCTTTACACCTCTGGACAACCCGACCCTGACCTGGTCATCCGCACATCCGGGGAGCAGCGGCTGTCGGGATTTCTGTTGTGGCAAAGCGCCTACTCCGAGATGTGGTTCACCGAGGCGTATTGGCCGGCGTTTCGCCGGGTCGACTTCCTGCGCGCGCTGCGCGACTACAGCCTGCGTCATCGCCGTTACGGCAGGTAA
- the coaA gene encoding type I pantothenate kinase, whose protein sequence is MPRLSEPSPYVEFDRSQWRALRMSTPLKLTEEELVKLRGLGEKLDLLEVEEVYLPLARLIHLQVAARQRLFAATAEFLGEPQQNPDRPVPFIIGVAGSVAVGKSTTARVLQALLARWEHHPQVDLVTTDGFLYPNAELERRNLMHRKGFPESYDRRALMRFVTSVKSGAEYACAPVYSHLLYDIVPGAKQVVRHPDILILEGLNVLQTGPTLMVSDLFDFSLYVDARIEDIEQWYISRFLAMRTTAFANPASHFHHYARLNDQQAIAAAREIWRSINRPNLVENILPTRPRATLVLRKDADHSINRLRLRKL, encoded by the coding sequence ATGCCGCGGCTGAGCGAGCCGAGCCCGTATGTGGAGTTCGACCGAAGTCAGTGGCGTGCGCTGCGCATGTCGACGCCGCTGAAGCTTACCGAGGAAGAGCTGGTCAAGCTGCGCGGTCTCGGGGAGAAGCTCGATCTGCTCGAAGTTGAGGAGGTCTACCTGCCGCTGGCCCGGCTGATCCACCTTCAGGTCGCCGCCCGACAACGCCTGTTCGCCGCCACCGCAGAATTCCTCGGCGAGCCTCAGCAAAACCCTGATCGGCCGGTGCCGTTCATCATCGGGGTGGCCGGCAGCGTCGCGGTCGGCAAATCGACCACCGCCCGGGTGCTGCAGGCGCTGCTGGCGCGCTGGGAGCATCACCCTCAGGTGGACTTGGTGACCACCGACGGCTTCCTCTACCCCAACGCCGAACTGGAACGGCGAAACCTCATGCACCGCAAGGGTTTCCCGGAGAGCTACGACCGTCGTGCGCTGATGCGCTTCGTCACGTCGGTCAAGTCCGGTGCGGAGTACGCCTGCGCGCCGGTGTATTCGCACCTGCTTTACGACATCGTCCCGGGTGCCAAGCAGGTGGTCCGCCATCCCGACATCTTGATCCTGGAGGGCCTCAACGTCCTGCAGACCGGACCCACCCTGATGGTGTCGGACCTGTTCGACTTTTCGTTGTACGTGGATGCACGCATCGAAGACATCGAGCAGTGGTACATCTCGCGTTTCCTGGCGATGCGGACCACGGCGTTCGCGAACCCGGCGTCTCATTTCCACCACTACGCGCGGCTCAACGACCAGCAGGCCATCGCCGCCGCCCGGGAAATCTGGCGTTCGATCAACCGGCCCAATCTGGTTGAGAACATCCTGCCCACCCGGCCGCGGGCCACGCTGGTGCTCCGCAAGGACGCCGATCACTCCATCAACCGGCTCCGGCTGCGCAAGCTGTAG
- a CDS encoding glycine hydroxymethyltransferase has protein sequence MPADSIGTATPAPPLGAEYADTASAAYRAALQVLESVEPRIAAATRKELADQRDSLKLIASENYASPAVLLAMGSWLSDKYAEGTVGHRFYAGCQNVDTVESVAAEHARELFGAPYAYVQPHSGIDANLVAYWAILATRVEAPALAESGVKHVNDLSEADWETLRHKLGGQRLLGMSLDAGGHLTHGFRPNISGKMFFQRSYGTDPETGLLDYDAVAAAAREFKPLILVAGYSAYPRRINFATMREIADEVGATLMVDMAHFAGLVAGKVFTGDEDPVPHAHVTTTTTHKSLRGPRGGLILAQPEYADAVDRGCPMVLGGPLPHVMAAKAVALAEARRPAFGSYAQRVADNAQALAEGFLRRGARLVTGGTDNHIVLLDVTSFGLTGRQAESALLDAGVVTNRNSIPADPNGAWYTSGIRFGTPALTTRGFGTADFDRVAELVTDVLTNTTPQGSSKAKYTLADGTAERVRASAAELLAANPLYPGLAL, from the coding sequence ATGCCAGCTGACTCGATCGGAACCGCCACCCCAGCACCACCGCTTGGCGCCGAGTACGCCGATACCGCCAGCGCCGCCTACCGCGCCGCGTTGCAGGTCCTCGAGTCCGTCGAACCCCGGATCGCCGCTGCGACACGCAAAGAGCTTGCCGATCAACGTGATTCGCTCAAGCTGATCGCCAGCGAGAACTACGCCTCGCCCGCGGTGCTGCTGGCCATGGGCAGTTGGTTGTCCGACAAGTACGCCGAGGGCACCGTCGGCCACCGCTTCTATGCCGGCTGCCAAAACGTCGACACCGTCGAGAGTGTGGCCGCCGAGCATGCCCGCGAGTTATTCGGCGCGCCATACGCCTACGTCCAGCCGCACTCGGGCATCGACGCCAATCTCGTTGCCTACTGGGCGATCCTGGCTACCCGTGTCGAAGCGCCGGCCCTGGCCGAGTCCGGCGTCAAGCATGTCAACGACCTCTCCGAAGCGGACTGGGAAACGCTGCGGCACAAGCTCGGCGGCCAGCGGCTGCTGGGGATGTCGCTGGACGCCGGCGGCCACCTCACCCACGGTTTCCGGCCGAACATCTCCGGCAAGATGTTTTTTCAACGCAGCTATGGCACCGACCCGGAGACCGGGCTGCTGGACTACGACGCGGTCGCCGCGGCCGCACGGGAATTCAAGCCATTGATCCTGGTCGCCGGGTACTCCGCCTACCCGCGCCGGATCAACTTCGCCACGATGCGGGAGATCGCCGACGAGGTCGGGGCCACACTGATGGTCGACATGGCCCACTTCGCCGGGCTGGTGGCCGGCAAGGTGTTCACCGGCGACGAGGACCCCGTGCCGCACGCGCACGTCACCACCACGACCACGCACAAGTCGTTGCGCGGACCACGCGGCGGCCTGATTCTGGCGCAGCCGGAGTACGCGGACGCCGTCGACAGGGGCTGCCCGATGGTGCTGGGCGGGCCGCTGCCGCACGTCATGGCCGCCAAGGCGGTGGCGCTGGCCGAGGCCCGCCGGCCAGCGTTTGGCAGCTACGCCCAGCGGGTCGCCGACAATGCCCAAGCCCTCGCCGAGGGGTTCCTGCGGCGCGGTGCCCGGCTGGTCACCGGCGGCACCGACAACCACATCGTGCTGCTGGACGTCACGTCATTCGGGCTGACCGGACGGCAGGCCGAATCGGCCCTGCTGGACGCCGGCGTCGTCACCAACCGCAACTCCATCCCCGCAGATCCCAACGGCGCGTGGTACACCAGCGGCATCCGGTTCGGCACCCCCGCGCTGACCACCCGCGGCTTTGGGACCGCCGACTTCGACCGGGTCGCCGAGCTGGTGACCGACGTGCTGACCAATACGACGCCGCAGGGCTCGTCGAAGGCGAAGTACACTCTGGCCGACGGCACCGCCGAGCGGGTGCGCGCCTCGGCCGCCGAGCTGCTGGCCGCCAATCCGCTCTATCCCGGGCTGGCGTTGTAG
- the glyA gene encoding serine hydroxymethyltransferase gives MSAPLAEVDPEIADLLGKELGRQRGTLEMIASENFAPRSVLQAQGSVLTNKYAEGLPGRRYYGGCEYVDVVENIARDRAKALFGAEFANVQPHSGAQANAAILHALMTPGERLLGLDLANGGHLTHGMRLNFSGKLYQTGFYGVDPVTHLIDMDAVRARAREFRPEVLIAGWSAYPRTLDFAAFRSIADEVGAKLWVDMAHFAGLVAAGLHPSPVPHAHVVSTTVHKTLGGARSGLILGKQEFAKAINSAVFPGQQGGPLLQAVAAKAVTFKIAGTPEFAERQQRTLSGARIVAERLGAPDVAAAGVSVVSGGTDVHLVLVDLRDSPLDGKMAEDLLHDVGITVNRNAVPNDPRPPMVTSGLRVGTSALATRGFGDTEFTEVADIIATALATGASADVPALRRRVTRLAREFPLYEGLEDWKLVDS, from the coding sequence ATGTCGGCTCCGTTGGCCGAGGTCGACCCTGAGATCGCCGATCTGCTGGGCAAGGAACTGGGCCGCCAGCGCGGCACCCTGGAAATGATCGCCTCGGAGAATTTCGCGCCGCGCTCGGTGCTGCAGGCCCAGGGCAGTGTGCTGACCAACAAATACGCCGAGGGGCTGCCAGGCCGGCGCTACTACGGCGGCTGCGAATACGTCGACGTGGTGGAAAACATTGCCCGCGACCGCGCCAAGGCGCTGTTCGGGGCCGAATTCGCCAATGTGCAACCGCATTCGGGTGCGCAGGCCAACGCCGCGATCCTGCACGCCCTGATGACGCCGGGGGAGCGGCTCCTGGGCCTGGACCTGGCCAACGGCGGGCATTTGACCCACGGGATGCGGCTGAACTTCTCCGGCAAGCTCTACCAGACCGGGTTCTACGGCGTCGATCCGGTGACACACCTGATCGACATGGACGCGGTGCGCGCGCGAGCGCGTGAGTTTCGGCCCGAGGTGCTCATCGCCGGCTGGTCGGCCTACCCGCGCACGCTGGACTTCGCCGCATTCCGGTCCATCGCCGATGAGGTCGGCGCCAAGCTGTGGGTGGACATGGCCCACTTCGCCGGGCTGGTGGCGGCCGGCCTGCACCCCTCGCCGGTGCCGCACGCGCACGTGGTCTCCACCACCGTGCACAAGACGCTGGGCGGGGCCCGGTCCGGGCTGATCCTGGGCAAGCAAGAGTTCGCCAAAGCGATCAACTCCGCGGTGTTTCCCGGCCAGCAGGGCGGGCCGCTGCTGCAGGCGGTGGCCGCCAAGGCCGTCACGTTCAAGATCGCCGGTACACCGGAGTTCGCCGAACGGCAGCAGCGCACGCTGTCGGGCGCACGGATCGTCGCCGAACGGTTGGGGGCCCCCGACGTCGCCGCGGCCGGCGTATCGGTGGTCAGCGGCGGCACCGACGTGCATCTCGTGCTGGTCGACCTGCGCGATTCGCCCCTGGACGGCAAGATGGCCGAGGACCTGCTGCACGACGTCGGCATCACCGTCAACCGCAACGCCGTGCCCAACGATCCGCGTCCGCCAATGGTGACCTCAGGGCTGCGGGTAGGAACCTCGGCGCTGGCCACCCGCGGATTCGGTGACACCGAGTTCACCGAGGTTGCCGACATCATCGCCACCGCCCTGGCCACCGGCGCCTCGGCCGACGTGCCGGCGCTGCGCCGGCGCGTGACCCGCCTGGCCCGGGAGTTCCCGCTCTACGAGGGCTTGGAAGACTGGAAGCTGGTCGACTCGTAG